One window of the Clostridium sp. MB40-C1 genome contains the following:
- a CDS encoding pyridoxal phosphate-dependent aminotransferase, translating into MFSKKITNNLKRSSWIRAMFEEGVKLAEKYGVDKVYDYSLGNPYAEPPKEVKEALKKYILSDEKGIHKYMNNAGFGDTRQKIAKHLEKESGISLSSKNVVMTVGAAGGLNVVLKSLLNQGDEVIVFAPYFVEYDFYVDNHGGKTIVVPPDVSNFEPDLNKFEKSITSMTKAIIINTPNNPTGVIYSQEKLEKINDIIKRKEELYGTTIFVISDEPYSEIIYDGLKLPSILSIFDNAIIINSFSKSLGLAGERIGYIAASRRIKDIDILMEALSFCNRTLGFVNAPALFQKVVGDSLNAKVDIEEYKKRRDFLYENLTRIGFECIKPQGAFYLFPKALIEDDVEFAKKALKYNLLIVPGSGFGCPGYFRLSYCVKWDTIEKSIQAFEKLAEEFK; encoded by the coding sequence ATGTTTTCTAAAAAAATAACAAATAATTTAAAAAGATCTTCTTGGATAAGAGCCATGTTTGAAGAGGGGGTAAAACTTGCTGAAAAGTATGGAGTAGATAAAGTATATGATTATAGTTTGGGAAATCCTTATGCAGAACCACCTAAGGAAGTTAAAGAAGCACTTAAAAAATACATATTAAGTGATGAAAAAGGTATTCATAAATATATGAACAATGCAGGATTTGGTGATACAAGACAAAAAATTGCAAAACATCTTGAAAAAGAAAGTGGAATTAGTCTTTCAAGTAAAAATGTAGTAATGACAGTTGGGGCAGCAGGTGGACTAAATGTTGTTCTAAAGTCACTTTTGAATCAAGGTGATGAAGTTATTGTATTTGCACCATACTTTGTTGAATATGATTTTTATGTAGATAATCACGGAGGAAAAACAATAGTTGTTCCCCCGGATGTTTCAAATTTTGAACCTGACTTAAATAAGTTTGAAAAAAGTATCACATCTATGACTAAAGCTATAATTATAAATACTCCAAATAATCCAACAGGAGTTATATATAGTCAAGAAAAATTAGAAAAAATTAATGATATTATCAAAAGAAAAGAAGAACTATATGGAACAACTATATTTGTGATTTCTGATGAGCCTTATAGTGAGATAATTTATGATGGTTTAAAGCTCCCAAGTATTCTTAGTATTTTTGATAATGCTATTATAATAAACTCATTTAGCAAATCGTTAGGGCTTGCAGGAGAAAGAATAGGATATATTGCTGCAAGTAGAAGAATTAAAGATATAGATATTCTTATGGAAGCTTTAAGTTTTTGTAATAGAACTTTAGGGTTTGTAAATGCACCAGCATTATTCCAAAAAGTGGTAGGAGATTCACTTAATGCTAAAGTAGACATAGAAGAGTATAAAAAAAGAAGAGATTTTTTATATGAAAACTTAACAAGAATAGGATTTGAATGTATAAAACCTCAAGGGGCTTTTTATCTTTTCCCAAAAGCTTTAATAGAAGATGATGTAGAATTTGCTAAAAAAGCATTAAAGTATAATTTGCTTATAGTACCTGGAAGTGGGTTTGGATGTCCAGGATATTTTAGATTATCTTATTGTGTAAAATGGGACACTATAGAAAAGTCTATTCAAGCATTTGAAAAATTAGCAGAAGAATTTAAATAG
- a CDS encoding methyl-accepting chemotaxis protein, with amino-acid sequence MKALEQKSTHIKYKIMLSIIASGLIIILVTSFLDIMNIRKQNTKELELIKAKSFQYYNQMIEDNVQIALGTMNYYYGMYKKGILTEKDAKNYAIDAVKKLRYGKDEAGYFWIDDTKGILIGHPMIPNQEGKNRINDTDPNGIKMVAKIIQKAIDSPQGGFLDFMWEKPEDVGTGKLTPKRSYSKLFKPWGYIISTGNYIDDIYSSINNEEISLKNQLNKNIMTKSILSVIFIIGLVLISVILSKKISNPIADITNNIGQDDHGNIRINKLQIQSKDEIGYLAEAINDMTGQVRDFLYETQDHIEVLNNNIKKDDDLLFNIKEAVDNNSGEISLVNEEINLGASSIEDIKETLYQIQKALSDISQKTEETTAVTIEVTERANKLREISSDAKVNTESIYKEVKESIELSLKEIETVKEIKVLTNQINEIAEQTNLISLNAAIQAANTEGGNKAFAVVADEIKKLAENTKDNIKNIQDMTEKIIGTVNNLANSTLKIVDFVDKDVLPQYSKFAAAADSYSNDAQNINYVITDLNATLEEITASSNAILDKTDIVTNNLIKTAKSMNSIESENKKVVNEISEIKENSEHNLGEISGLKTFIEKFDI; translated from the coding sequence ATGAAAGCTTTAGAACAAAAGAGTACACATATAAAATACAAAATTATGTTATCTATTATTGCAAGTGGATTAATCATAATACTAGTTACATCATTTTTAGATATTATGAATATAAGAAAACAAAATACAAAAGAACTTGAACTAATCAAGGCTAAGTCATTTCAGTATTATAACCAAATGATAGAAGACAATGTTCAAATAGCTTTGGGAACTATGAATTATTATTATGGTATGTATAAAAAAGGAATATTAACAGAAAAAGATGCTAAGAATTATGCGATTGATGCAGTTAAAAAATTGAGGTATGGAAAAGATGAAGCCGGATATTTTTGGATAGACGATACTAAAGGAATACTTATTGGACATCCTATGATACCTAATCAAGAGGGAAAGAATAGAATAAATGATACAGATCCTAATGGTATAAAAATGGTAGCGAAAATAATTCAAAAAGCAATAGATTCGCCACAGGGTGGTTTTTTAGATTTTATGTGGGAAAAACCAGAAGACGTTGGAACTGGTAAATTAACGCCTAAAAGATCTTATTCTAAGTTATTTAAACCATGGGGATATATAATAAGTACAGGAAATTATATAGATGATATTTATTCTTCTATAAATAATGAGGAAATTTCACTTAAAAATCAATTAAATAAAAATATAATGACAAAATCAATTCTTTCGGTAATATTTATAATAGGACTAGTATTAATAAGTGTTATTTTAAGTAAGAAGATATCTAATCCTATAGCTGATATAACAAATAATATTGGACAAGATGATCATGGAAATATAAGGATAAATAAATTACAAATTCAATCAAAGGATGAAATAGGATATTTAGCTGAGGCTATAAATGATATGACAGGTCAAGTAAGAGATTTTTTATATGAGACTCAGGATCATATTGAAGTTTTAAATAATAATATTAAGAAAGATGATGATTTGCTTTTTAATATAAAAGAAGCTGTAGATAATAATTCTGGAGAAATATCTCTTGTAAATGAAGAAATTAATTTAGGGGCTAGCTCTATAGAGGATATAAAAGAAACTTTATATCAAATTCAAAAGGCTTTATCAGATATATCACAAAAAACAGAAGAAACAACAGCAGTGACTATAGAAGTAACTGAAAGAGCTAATAAGTTAAGAGAAATTTCTTCAGATGCAAAGGTCAATACTGAGAGTATTTATAAAGAAGTTAAGGAAAGTATAGAATTATCATTAAAAGAAATAGAAACTGTAAAAGAAATAAAAGTATTAACTAATCAAATTAATGAGATTGCCGAACAAACTAACCTTATTTCTTTAAATGCAGCCATTCAAGCAGCAAATACTGAAGGTGGAAATAAAGCATTTGCTGTTGTTGCAGATGAGATAAAGAAATTGGCAGAGAATACAAAAGATAATATTAAGAATATACAAGATATGACTGAAAAAATAATAGGGACAGTGAATAATTTAGCGAATAGTACTTTGAAAATAGTTGATTTTGTAGATAAGGATGTACTTCCTCAGTATAGTAAATTTGCTGCTGCTGCTGATTCATATTCTAATGATGCACAAAATATAAATTATGTAATTACGGACTTAAATGCTACACTAGAAGAAATAACAGCTTCATCAAATGCAATATTAGATAAAACAGATATTGTAACTAATAATCTTATAAAAACTGCTAAAAGTATGAATAGCATTGAGAGTGAAAATAAAAAAGTGGTTAATGAAATATCAGAAATAAAAGAGAATTCGGAGCATAACTTAGGTGAAATTTCTGGATTAAAAACATTTATAGAAAAATTTGATATTTAA
- a CDS encoding DNA mismatch repair protein MutS produces the protein MLGIFTKEKALAYVRNLWMTKEEKRKRDFKKISEYNKLLTESEENLVDNQTWNDLDMDQVFSKIDRTLTTPGENVLYDILRKPLYDKDKLKERGKIIKLFQKDSELREKIQIQLLKVYKQKNGDVLELLWDDLKENKLLKILCLILGSMPLVFFILSIFYGIKIMIIPIIVVLYPINLFVHYKINSTIRSKVEAISYFSSILRAAKYISNLKVDEISNQINKLSNILNKIKEVSKSSANIGRIEGIDVLGDYITILFLTEERAYYKLTTVINKNRDELKELYKVIGEIDAYISIAAYRESVKYYTEPQFVEEKAYLNIKEGIHPLIENPVPNSINLNKNGIILTGTNMSGKSSFLRMIGLNMLLSQTIYTSLAKEYRGSFLNIITSISPEDSVEKGKSYYLGEAEAMLRIIKAVDSDITVFCMIDEIFRGTNPIERVSAASEILKYLIKGNCLPVVATHDHELTKMVKERYQCYYFSEMVDEDEGLKFDYKIKQGVSPTTNAIKLLRYLGYPKEITENAYEEVKRNINYIGN, from the coding sequence ATGTTAGGTATATTTACAAAAGAAAAAGCTTTAGCATATGTTAGAAATTTATGGATGACTAAAGAGGAAAAAAGAAAAAGAGATTTTAAAAAAATAAGCGAGTACAATAAATTGTTAACTGAAAGTGAAGAAAATTTAGTAGATAATCAAACATGGAATGATTTAGATATGGATCAGGTTTTCTCTAAAATAGATAGGACTTTGACTACTCCTGGAGAAAATGTTTTATATGATATACTACGAAAACCTCTTTATGATAAAGACAAGCTTAAAGAGAGAGGTAAAATAATAAAGTTATTTCAAAAAGATTCAGAGTTAAGAGAAAAAATTCAAATTCAATTATTGAAAGTTTATAAGCAAAAAAATGGTGATGTATTAGAACTTTTATGGGATGACTTAAAAGAAAATAAGTTGCTTAAGATATTGTGTTTAATACTAGGGAGTATGCCTTTAGTGTTTTTTATATTATCAATTTTTTATGGAATAAAAATTATGATTATACCTATTATTGTAGTATTATATCCTATAAATTTATTTGTGCATTATAAAATTAATTCTACAATACGTTCAAAGGTTGAAGCTATATCTTATTTTTCTAGTATATTAAGGGCAGCTAAATATATATCTAACTTAAAGGTGGATGAGATTTCTAATCAAATAAATAAATTGAGCAATATTTTAAACAAAATTAAAGAAGTTAGTAAGAGTTCAGCTAATATTGGAAGAATAGAAGGTATAGATGTTTTAGGAGATTACATTACAATATTATTCTTAACCGAGGAAAGAGCTTATTATAAATTAACTACAGTAATTAACAAAAATAGAGATGAATTAAAAGAATTGTATAAGGTAATTGGAGAAATAGATGCCTATATTTCAATTGCAGCTTATAGAGAAAGTGTTAAATATTATACAGAACCTCAATTTGTAGAAGAAAAGGCTTATTTAAATATTAAAGAAGGTATTCACCCTTTAATCGAAAATCCAGTACCAAATTCTATCAATTTAAATAAAAATGGCATAATATTAACTGGTACAAATATGTCAGGAAAATCTTCTTTTTTAAGAATGATAGGATTAAATATGCTTCTTTCTCAGACAATATATACTAGTTTAGCTAAGGAGTATAGAGGTTCATTTTTAAATATTATAACTTCTATAAGTCCTGAAGATAGCGTAGAAAAAGGTAAGAGTTATTATTTAGGAGAAGCAGAAGCTATGCTTAGGATAATAAAAGCAGTAGATAGTGATATTACCGTTTTCTGTATGATAGATGAAATTTTTAGAGGAACTAATCCCATAGAAAGAGTGAGTGCTGCAAGCGAAATATTAAAATATTTAATTAAAGGTAATTGCTTACCTGTTGTTGCCACTCATGATCATGAATTAACGAAGATGGTTAAAGAGAGATATCAATGCTACTATTTTTCTGAAATGGTTGATGAAGATGAAGGATTAAAATTTGATTATAAAATAAAACAAGGGGTTTCGCCAACTACAAATGCTATAAAATTATTAAGGTATCTAGGGTATCCTAAAGAAATAACAGAAAATGCTTATGAGGAAGTTAAAAGAAATATTAATTACATTGGAAATTAA
- a CDS encoding Asp/Glu/hydantoin racemase has product MNNFKVGVIAGTPIDTEMGVKFLKSKGIDAYAYPVSSCSQEQSELQILSPTELTDKIRVIIRKIKYEKINKVMVYCNSLSAAVDMDKLSIEENIKIITPLHVYKNIASKYKNIGVITANNKSAAGIENIVQNVNSECNVIGIGILPVVIDIENGVSPQKIVEKFSLKNIIEFYNSIQVDTLILGCTHLPYIYEELKKLASVPILDPAEDMYEMICS; this is encoded by the coding sequence ATGAATAATTTTAAGGTTGGTGTCATTGCAGGAACTCCTATAGATACTGAAATGGGAGTGAAGTTTTTAAAGTCAAAAGGGATTGATGCATATGCATATCCTGTGTCTTCATGTTCACAAGAACAATCTGAACTCCAAATATTATCTCCAACAGAACTTACTGACAAAATAAGGGTTATTATAAGAAAAATAAAATATGAGAAAATTAATAAAGTAATGGTTTACTGTAATTCCTTAAGTGCAGCAGTAGATATGGACAAGTTATCTATTGAAGAAAATATAAAAATAATAACTCCTTTACATGTATACAAAAATATTGCTTCTAAATACAAAAATATAGGTGTAATAACAGCTAATAATAAAAGTGCAGCAGGTATTGAAAATATAGTGCAAAATGTGAATTCTGAGTGCAATGTTATTGGTATAGGAATACTTCCTGTAGTTATAGATATAGAAAATGGAGTATCTCCCCAAAAAATAGTTGAAAAATTCTCATTGAAAAATATTATAGAATTTTATAACTCAATACAAGTTGATACATTAATTCTTGGTTGTACTCACCTTCCTTATATATATGAAGAATTGAAGAAGCTTGCTTCAGTTCCTATCCTTGATCCAGCAGAGGATATGTATGAAATGATATGTAGTTAA
- a CDS encoding L,D-transpeptidase family protein, with product MKIKKISLIFCLIMLFSLTSCTNDSSIQNNSLKKTANENTVKEEKLQGTAEKKDYEKEEKKDNKPQTEISEKQSPETKNNELIVLKIGTKGENVKTLQEKLNKFGYKLKTDGVFGKGTYDAVCDFQRRNKLSLDGTVGEKTLIKLNLPPTKETMYVPKPIVNNKPSANNSSKASSNYAEKFINSRKSSSPTQYYIWVNTKSPKVYIFEKSNNQWNLIKNMPCTVGKASTPTIKGTFSVGGKGDSFIVRNNPKLMCKYYTQIKGDYLFHSVLLHRNGSIANGRLGAKISHGCIRLSMNDAKYIHDSIPGGTTIYIN from the coding sequence ATGAAAATAAAAAAAATATCTTTAATTTTTTGTTTAATTATGTTATTTTCATTAACATCATGCACAAATGATTCATCAATTCAAAACAACTCCTTAAAAAAAACTGCTAATGAAAATACCGTAAAAGAAGAAAAGCTACAAGGAACTGCTGAAAAAAAAGATTATGAAAAAGAAGAAAAAAAAGATAATAAACCTCAAACTGAAATTTCAGAAAAACAATCACCTGAAACTAAAAATAATGAGCTTATTGTTTTAAAAATAGGTACAAAGGGTGAAAATGTAAAAACACTTCAAGAAAAGCTAAATAAATTCGGATATAAATTAAAAACAGATGGCGTATTTGGAAAAGGAACATACGATGCTGTTTGTGATTTTCAAAGAAGGAATAAACTATCCCTAGATGGTACTGTAGGTGAAAAAACACTTATTAAACTTAATCTACCTCCTACAAAGGAAACTATGTACGTCCCTAAACCAATCGTAAACAATAAACCATCTGCAAATAATTCTAGTAAAGCTTCTTCTAATTATGCAGAAAAATTTATAAACAGCAGAAAATCCTCTAGTCCAACTCAATATTATATATGGGTTAACACAAAATCTCCCAAAGTTTATATATTTGAGAAATCTAATAATCAATGGAATCTTATAAAAAATATGCCTTGTACTGTAGGCAAAGCTTCTACTCCAACAATAAAAGGTACTTTTAGTGTTGGAGGTAAAGGAGATAGCTTTATAGTTAGAAATAATCCTAAACTTATGTGTAAATATTATACTCAAATAAAAGGAGATTATCTATTTCATTCAGTATTACTTCACAGAAATGGTTCAATAGCTAATGGACGCTTAGGTGCTAAAATTTCTCATGGTTGTATAAGACTTTCTATGAATGATGCTAAATATATACATGATAGTATTCCAGGAGGTACTACCATTTATATAAATTAA
- a CDS encoding response regulator transcription factor, with the protein MINILLVEDDLALSMGIQYALKSEGFNVDSAKSLCEATAKFKSDKYNMILLDVMLPDGSGYELCKSIRENSLSNSTHDYRNIPIIFLTACDEEANVVLGLDLGGDDYITKPLRIKELVSRINAVLRRRNFSLNNISSKSNNSPFNSNEKLLSSGELTLYPLSYKAIKNDKEISLTSVEYKLLLTFINNPHKVLTRSFLLENLWDIDGEFIDDNTLSVYIKRLREKIEEDSKSPSYIITLRGLGYKWDKEVRGEL; encoded by the coding sequence ATGATTAATATTTTATTAGTTGAAGATGACTTAGCCCTCTCTATGGGAATTCAATATGCTCTAAAATCTGAAGGATTTAATGTAGATTCTGCAAAATCTCTTTGTGAAGCTACAGCTAAATTTAAATCTGATAAATATAATATGATTTTGTTAGATGTTATGCTTCCTGATGGAAGTGGTTATGAATTGTGTAAGTCTATACGAGAAAATAGCTTATCTAATAGTACTCATGATTATCGCAACATACCTATAATATTTCTTACAGCCTGCGATGAAGAAGCTAATGTAGTACTAGGACTTGACTTAGGTGGAGATGACTATATAACCAAGCCTTTGAGAATAAAAGAATTAGTATCTAGAATAAATGCAGTATTAAGGAGAAGAAATTTTTCTTTAAATAATATTTCTTCTAAATCTAATAATTCACCCTTTAATTCTAATGAGAAACTTCTCTCATCTGGTGAATTGACATTATATCCATTAAGTTACAAAGCAATAAAAAATGATAAAGAAATAAGTCTAACATCTGTAGAATACAAGCTTTTATTAACTTTCATAAATAATCCACATAAAGTATTAACTAGATCCTTTTTATTAGAAAATCTTTGGGATATAGATGGCGAATTTATTGACGATAATACTCTATCAGTTTATATTAAAAGACTACGTGAAAAAATAGAAGAAGATTCAAAATCCCCTTCTTACATAATAACTTTAAGAGGATTAGGTTACAAATGGGATAAAGAAGTAAGAGGTGAATTATAA
- a CDS encoding HAMP domain-containing sensor histidine kinase, giving the protein MKHLYVNQNIAIAGKILEKDPSFEKDIIPIFTKGASKESLDLGKSILEKYGFNENINYIYIKPFNDYYKNLTVKAIIFIIFSFLFIYLITIKGYKNIFTKVQTISSSAEKIIDGDFHVHLEENLEGNFYILNHQFNEMAKKLAKNIEVLKKEKLFLKNIISDISHQLKTPLSSLILFNEILATEKDIEPDVKNDFIKKSGEQLSRMEWLIINLLKLARLEANAVNFNIVQAPINTTIEQSISPLLIYAKEKNQTINIESKKNLLLNHDVNWTSEALSNIIKNSIEHTDSNGTISIKFEETPLCIEIFIKDNGEGISPKDLPRIFDRFYKSENSTNPTSIGIGLSLSKAIIEIQGGSITVDSTPGKGTEFTITFLKSII; this is encoded by the coding sequence ATGAAACATTTATATGTAAATCAAAATATAGCTATTGCTGGGAAAATCCTCGAAAAAGATCCTTCTTTTGAAAAAGATATTATACCTATATTCACCAAAGGTGCTTCTAAAGAATCTCTTGATTTAGGAAAATCTATTTTGGAGAAATATGGTTTTAATGAAAATATAAATTACATATACATAAAGCCATTTAACGATTATTATAAAAATTTAACTGTAAAAGCAATAATATTTATTATATTTTCTTTTCTATTTATTTACTTAATTACAATAAAAGGTTACAAAAATATATTTACCAAAGTTCAAACCATCTCCTCCTCAGCTGAAAAAATAATAGATGGAGATTTCCATGTTCATCTTGAAGAAAATCTTGAAGGCAACTTTTATATACTAAATCATCAATTTAATGAAATGGCGAAAAAGTTAGCAAAAAATATTGAGGTATTGAAAAAGGAAAAATTATTCTTAAAAAATATAATTTCTGATATATCTCATCAACTAAAAACACCTTTATCATCTTTAATACTATTTAATGAAATTCTTGCTACTGAAAAAGACATAGAACCTGATGTTAAAAATGATTTTATAAAAAAAAGTGGCGAACAATTATCTAGAATGGAATGGCTTATAATAAATTTATTGAAATTAGCAAGACTTGAAGCTAATGCAGTTAATTTTAACATAGTGCAAGCACCAATTAATACTACAATAGAGCAATCTATATCTCCACTACTTATTTATGCTAAAGAAAAAAATCAAACTATAAACATTGAAAGTAAAAAAAATTTATTATTAAATCATGATGTTAATTGGACTAGTGAAGCTCTTTCAAATATTATAAAAAATTCCATAGAACACACAGACTCTAACGGAACTATATCAATAAAATTTGAAGAAACTCCTCTATGTATTGAAATTTTCATAAAAGACAATGGCGAGGGAATTTCCCCTAAAGATTTACCTAGGATATTTGATAGGTTTTATAAAAGTGAAAACTCAACAAATCCTACTAGCATAGGTATAGGTCTTTCTTTATCCAAAGCTATTATAGAAATCCAAGGTGGAAGTATTACAGTAGATAGTACCCCTGGTAAAGGTACAGAATTCACTATAACATTCTTAAAATCTATAATATGA
- a CDS encoding ABC transporter ATP-binding protein, which yields MEILKTIDLCKSYGKGDTKVDALKNINLTINQGEFVAVVGPSGSGKSTLLHLLGGVDKPTYGKVIIDGVDIYSLKEKNLSILRRRKIGFVFQFYNLIPVLTAEENILMPLLLDNKKEDKNYIQELMDLLDIKGRRHHLPSQLSGGQQQRVSIGRALAYKPSIVLADEPTGNLDSKNSKEIIELLRYSVKKYNQTLVVITHDLNIAKQADRIISIEDGVIVKDEVVRK from the coding sequence ATGGAAATATTAAAAACCATAGATTTATGTAAAAGCTACGGAAAAGGTGACACAAAAGTTGATGCGCTAAAAAATATCAATTTAACTATAAATCAAGGGGAATTTGTAGCAGTTGTAGGTCCTTCCGGTTCTGGTAAAAGCACCCTACTTCATTTATTAGGTGGTGTAGATAAACCTACTTATGGAAAAGTAATTATAGATGGAGTAGATATTTACTCTTTAAAAGAAAAAAATTTATCTATTCTCAGAAGAAGAAAAATTGGTTTCGTTTTTCAATTTTATAACTTAATACCTGTTTTAACAGCAGAAGAAAATATACTCATGCCACTTCTTTTGGATAATAAAAAAGAGGATAAAAACTATATACAAGAATTAATGGATCTTTTAGATATAAAAGGTAGACGCCACCATCTTCCTTCTCAATTATCAGGAGGGCAACAGCAAAGGGTATCTATAGGAAGAGCCTTAGCATATAAACCATCTATAGTACTAGCAGATGAACCTACTGGAAACTTAGATAGTAAAAATAGTAAAGAAATTATTGAATTACTCAGATATTCAGTAAAAAAATATAACCAAACTCTTGTAGTTATAACTCATGATTTAAATATTGCTAAACAAGCTGATAGAATAATTAGCATTGAAGATGGGGTTATAGTTAAAGATGAGGTGGTGAGAAAATGA